In bacterium, the DNA window AATTTTAATGGAAGAAATCGGAATTCTCAAGTCTTATTTCGTTCGGATGATTTGTTGGGATTATTTTCCCACCATTCCACGATTTCTTGCCATCTTTGCCTCGCTTGCTTTTGAGTTAGCTTGTGCTTTCGCATTAGGTAGTCGATAGGAGTCGCAAGCTTGTTCTCAAGCATAAATCGCCATTCGGCTATTTCGTCGTTTACGGGGCGAGGAAGTGATATGGTGTTTATTGAAACAGAAAGATGAATGTAGTCGGGGAATGTGACGCCTGCAAAAGGATGAGACGGCGGAAGAAACTTTGCGTGATAATTCCAGACTCGCTTTATAACCTCGAACAACTCTTTTTCCGCTGATTCATAGAATGGAAGCTGATTTTCGCGCGCCTCGAGAAGTTTCATGTTCTCCATAACGAGGGCGAACCCAGATTTAACGCTACCCTGAAGTGAGAAATCCGCGCTTGAGATGCCGTAAACTCTGAATATGCGCACTATTTCGTGCTCAAGAAGCATTATAAGCTCTTTTATCTGTGGATTTGGAGATTCAAATCGAAAGTCAGGGCTGCCCTGCTCGCCGATGCCCCCGAGCGGTATCACAACAGGTTTACCCGGCGAAATAGTTATCCTTTCGGGACCACGATAGCCAACAAGCACGGGCACCGAAAAACTTTGCATCTTAACGATGTAGTTAAGCTGAGTGAGTTTGATATTGATGTTGTCCTGCGCGACAATAAGGTCGTCGCCGCCGCGGACGAAGAAATCGTCAATAGGAATGTCGTCGGTGAACCGCACGAAGGGCAGGACCCCATAAGGGTTGATATTTTTCGGGT includes these proteins:
- a CDS encoding phage portal protein, coding for MNSYENLLQKIRLKNAITNSSQFKKDIEKRIDYYYDRQLPYLLELISNQFVHADPLSLQPQFLNIVKPIINEISMIYRAGARRTLVSDLGTEVSPKLLALWEFIMQNAKYESVMKTVNRMVNLCRTVLVKPSFRNGQLKLDIMTPNTFDVIVSDDDPTHAEAIFYARETNSDGLPKKTVHLWDEKNYYRISSDGELIPIPNNPKNINPYGVLPFVRFTDDIPIDDFFVRGGDDLIVAQDNINIKLTQLNYIVKMQSFSVPVLVGYRGPERITISPGKPVVIPLGGIGEQGSPDFRFESPNPQIKELIMLLEHEIVRIFRVYGISSADFSLQGSVKSGFALVMENMKLLEARENQLPFYESAEKELFEVIKRVWNYHAKFLPPSHPFAGVTFPDYIHLSVSINTISLPRPVNDEIAEWRFMLENKLATPIDYLMRKHKLTQKQARQRWQEIVEWWENNPNKSSERNKT